The nucleotide sequence TATTCCACAATGTCCATTATTTAATAAATATTCTACTACTTTAACTTGATACTATCTATTACTACCTACTTGAGCATTTTGATTTTGAGCAATAAAATTCTTTGCTCTTTGTATCCATGGACTGTTATCACATTTTGGGCAGTTTGACATTATTCTCACCCTAAAAGAAAACTTTTAAAGAGATAGAGTTTAATTAAACTTCCCCTCCCCAACCTTGCCATGTCATGCCCCTATTCACTACAAAATTTGATGTCTTACCTCTTCTATTCACCCACACAGAAATAGGACTTTACATCCTTTTAAATATTCTATTTTTTAATATTATAAAACTTATGCTTGCTTATTATAATCCATAACTTTATTAATTTAAATCTTCTTCGTAAATAATCAATTCCTTTTTATATAACTCTCTATTAGAGGCATTAAACTCTCTCTTAATTCCTCCCTTTAATTTAGATAAGTCAATTATTTTAAAGCCAATAGCATAATAATTATTGTTTCTCTTCTCAATCTTAAATGATAAGCATAAATGAGATGCGTCAAACCTTATCTTTATTCCTTCTTCATCTTTTGATGGAGAGGCATAAAAAGTTCTATGAGATGAGTTTATATTATTCTCATTGAATGTTTTAATTTCGATATAAACTACTCTTCCTTCTCCCTCTTTCTTCCCTTTATACCAAAATTCTATATCAGGATATCCTGTTGATTTTTGCTTACCTTTTTTAGTTTTTGGAGTAATTGCATATCCGTATTTGTTTAAAACATCTTTAACATAATGTTCAATATGATTTCCAACCTCATTAACTCTTTTTGGTATCTTTCCATCTTTAGTTTTTACACCATTTGTATTTTTAATCTCCTCAATAACTTCTTTACATACCTTAATTAAATCATCAATCAATTCTTTATCTTCTTTTTTAGATAAATCAATTGGGATAATCTTATAACTACTTACTACCCTAACAAAAGTGGAAAATGAAATTTTTTCAATTGGTTGCAATATTTGTCGTAAAATTTGCTCTATTTCTTCATAATAGCTTCTATCGTCCATATAAATCACCATAAAATCTCAAAAATTAAATTTCTAAATTTGTAATTCTAATTCCTGTTCCTTTTGATTTATATTTTATATTTAATCCAATTAATAATGGTGTTATTGCCTCTATAATTCTTGATTTTTCTAAATTACCACAATCAATTGCCCTAACTCCATCTATTTGATTAGCTAAATCAATAACAACTTTCTTTGCCTCCTCATCATTTCCACAAACTAAGATATCACAATCAACTGGATTATCCAAATCTTCCAAAACAGCATGACAAACATTTTGAAATGCACTAACTACCTTACTCTCTTTTAATACATTTTGAACCATTTCAGCAACTGAGCCATCTGGAGGAAACAATAATCTTGTTGGTTTATCCCCTATTGCAGTTGCCAAAGGAACACCGATAGAAACAACTATCTTTCCCTTTAACTCTTCTTTCAATTGTTTTATTGTTGATAGAGTGTATTCATAAGGTAAAGATAGGATAACAACATCTCCTTCTTTTGCAGCCTCTTTATTTTCTAAGCCAATTATATCTGCCTCAATTCCTCTCTGCTTTAATATTTCTTTAGCCTTTTTAGCCGCTTCTTCTGCCCTCTCCTTTTTTCTTGAACCAATTATTATCTTATTATTTTTAGCCAACCTTAAAGCTAAACCAAACCCTTGGTCTCCAGTACCTCCCAATATTGCTACTTTCATTTTTTCACCCCAATAAATCTCTTTTTATATCATAGGTCATTAAATCCTCACTAATAATAATTTTAAAGCTCTCATTATACTGTTTAACGTTCATTTTATATAGGTTGAAATATTCCTCCTTATCATACCTTGCTGAGATATGAGTTAAAATTAAAGCCTTTACATTTGCCAATTTGGCTATATTGACGGCATCTCCTATTGTAGAATGCATATTATCTTTAGCAATATCTTTAGAAGAATCATCAAACGTCGCTTCGTGAATTAAGATATCACATCCTAATTCATTTAAATATTTTCCAAAATCTTCCAATGGAACGGTATCTCCACTATATGCTAAACAAAATCCTTTTTTTGGTGGTAACAAAACATCTTCTGGATTTACAATTTCTCCATAAATATTTTTAACCGCCTCTCCATTTTTTAGTTTTTTTAAATCTGGCCCTATTTTAACTCCAAGTTTTTTAGCTTTCTCAATATCTAAACGTGGTTTTTTTCTTTCTTTAAATATATAAGCGTAAGAAGGAATACCATGTTCAGTTGGATAGGCAATTATCTCATAGTTCTCTTCTTTATAGATAGTTATTGGCTTTTTTTCATAAATCTCATAGACTTTTATTGGAAATTCTATATAATGAGCTCCGAGCTTTAATGAGTTTTCAACAACTTCCTTTGTCCCTTCAGGGCCGAATATATTAATTTCTTTATCCCTTCCAAAAAATCCCATACTCTGTAAAAGTCCTGGAATGCCCAATATATGGTCTCCATGTAGATGAGTTATAAATATATGGTTAATTTTCATCGGCGATACTTCAGTAAAAAGCATCTGTCTTTGGATATTTTCACCACAATCAAATAAAAAAACCTCTCCTCCAAATTTAAATGCTATCCCTATATGATTCCTATTTTTTGATGGAACTGCCGCTCCAGTTCCTAAGAATATCAATTTCATAATAATCATCCAAATATTATTATTTTATATTTTCTAAATACTCCTTAATTACATCTTCAAACTCTAATTCATCTACCCATTTTTTCATACTGTTGCACCACTCTTCCATAGTCTTTTTTATGATTTTCTTTGTTTCTTCAAATGGAATTGCCTCGTAAATAAAATAATAACCTCCATCTTTTATATTAACCTGCCTTCTTTTAACTAAACCTGCATTCATTAAATTTTGAACTGACCTTTGAACTGTACTTCTATCCCTATTAATTCTCTCAGCAATATCATTTATTTTTGATGGGCCGTTTTTTAAAATATCAAAATAAACTTTAACATCAGAAACTTTTATACCAAAAACGCATGCCATTAAACTATCAAACGTCCAAGTTGTGCATGGCGTTTTTAATAAAAGTTTACTCATATTATCACCTTCATGGTTGTGGCATTGACATTAACTAACTATATCATTATATTTAAAGATTATCTTTTAATACAATCAATCAAAATTTTAATAATTCTCTTTCCACTCTTCCCATCCCCAAACGGATTTTCCCAAGTCCTCTCTTTATTAAGCATTATTTCAATCGCTTTAATTAATTTTTCTTTATTATCACCAACTAATATATTAGCCCCTACTTCAACGGTTTCGGGTCTTTCTGTATTGTCTCTCAAAGTTATACATGGGATTTTTAATATGCAAGCTTCTTCTTGAACTCCACCACTGTCTGTTAAAATTAGCTTAGCATTCTTTTCTAACATTAAAAATTCTAAATATCCAACTGGTTCAATAATTTTTATTTTTTTGTTGCTTTTTAGTTTATCAAACAGATTAAACTCTTCCAATCTTTTCTTAGTTCTCGGATGGATTGGGAAAACAATATATTTTTCATATATTTCAGTTATCGTAAATATTCCATCTATAATATTTTTTAATCTTTCTTTATTATCGACATTCTCAGCCCTATGTAAAGTTAATAGAAAATAATCATCATCAACAATATTATCGAAAAAAGCTTTAATGTTTTCATTTTTTTCAGCAATCTTTAAATTTTGTAAGGTGGCATCGACAATTGTATTTCCCACGACAAAAATCTTATTTTCTTCAATTCCTTCCCTTAATAAATTATTTTTAGCTATTTCAGTTGGGGCAAAAAGATAATCACTAATATGGTCAGTTAAAACCCTATTTATCTCTTCAGGCATATTTTTATCAAAACTCCTTAATCCTGCCTCAACATGGGCTATATCGATTTTTAATTTTGAAGCTACTAAAGCTCCAGCTAAAACAGTGTTTGTATCTCCCTGAACTATAACAACATCTGGATTTTCTTTTAAAAGAACTTTCTCTATCTCTATTAACATCTTTCCCGTCTGCTCTCCATGAGTCCCAGAACCAATGTTTAAATTGTATTTCGGTTTTGGTAAGTTTAACTCTTCAAAGAATATCTTGTCCATGTTTTCAGAATAATGCTGATTAGTGTGGATGATATGCCAGTCTTCATTAGTTTTTTCTAAAGCTCTAATTATTGGGGAAAGCTTAATTATCTCTGGCCTCGTCCCTAAGATTATTGAAAGCTTCATTTTATCAACTCCAAAATAATTAAAAATCTAAATCTATATATTATTTTTTCAAATAAAAAATTAATTAAAAGAAATATTTAAGGTTTTTCAATCTTCACTGCTTTCCCATCTCTCCACTCTACAAATATTGGTTCATCTGGAATATCATCTAATTGCTTGAAGTATTCTACTGCCGCCTTTGTTCCCCATCTATCTGAACCTGCTAAGAGGATTACTAAATGTCCATTGATGATTTGTTTCTGAATAACTCCCCTATTCTTACCTGGATAATCGTTAGTTATCTTAACTGGGAATGTCCACATATACTTCTTAACTAATGGATTAGCTACTGGACCTCCAACTAAGATGCAATCTTCTGTTATTGTTAATGGTTGATTTATTAACTCTGTAGTGTTTTTAAGGCATTTTGCTGATAAGTTGTTGTCTATTTCTGAACCTATTATTATTTTAGCTTTATGGACAATTTCTTTTATTTTCTCTGATTTGATGTCTTGTGCAACATCTGAATATATTTCATCTGGTTTATTATCAATTATATACTTCCCAACTGGTGCAATTAATGGATATGAATCGTTGTTGTTTAAATTAATTACATAAGCTGTATCTCCAATCCCATCTCCATCTGAGTCATTTCCAGTATAGTCAGAGTAGTAGTTTCCTAAGTAGTTTGTGTATGTTTGTCCATTGTATGTGTAGTTTATTGGTGTTGGTGAGTGGAAGATATTGTTGTGTGAGTTGGAAATTAGGATATCCCAATAAGTATTGTTTATGAAGTTGTTTAGATAGATTATGTTGTTGTTGGATGAACTATCAAGGGAGATTCCAGATTTACTATTCAAAAAATTTACATTAGTTATTGTATTATTGGACGAATGCCAAAGGTTAATCCCATCTAAAACATTTGCATCAGATATTTTGTTATTGGATGAATACTCAAGGCAAATTCCGTTACTACCACTATTCAAAGTAGTTACATTGATTATTGTGTTGTTGGATGAATCTTTGAGGTAAATTCCCTCAACATTATTATTCAAAACACTTATATTTGTTATTGTGTTGTGGGAAGAACTATCAAGGTAAATCCCATGAATAAACTCACTAACAACCAAGTTATTTATTATAATATTTTTATGCCCATTTACATAAACCCCATAGGTAAAACCTGCATTATTTCCATCCAAAACCTTCCCATTACCATCTAAAACAACATTATCCGCATTTATTGTGATTGCTGTTGTTGTTAGGTTTGTGCAAGAAGTATTTAAAATATAATAACCACTCTGATTTATTGTGTATGGTAGTGAGTTGATGTATGTGGCTCCACAAACGCTTCCTACCATTCCTAAAGCCAAAATCGTTAGCAATATTAAAAGATGCCTTTTCATCACCATCACCAATTATTACTTTATAATTTTAAACTACTTTTTAATTGTATCTTAAAAAATACAATATTTTCTTAATTTGAATTCTATATATATTACTATCAAACATAAATCGAAAAGTATTTATACAAGAATATTCTTTTAATCTACATAAGTAAAGTAAATAAACAATATAAAAAGTTTAAAAATAGTTATTCCTCATATTTTGCTGTTAAAACCTCTCTAATCTTTTTAGCCCTCTCTTTTCCAACCCCTTCAACTTTCATCAACTCTTCCTCTTTTGCTGTGAATACATTTTCTACTGTTTTAAAGTGCTTTAATAATCTTTCGGCTAAAGCTCCACCAACGTCTGGTAAGCTCTCAACAATGAATTTCTGCTGTTCTTTTAAGGACATTGTAGTTTTTCCATATCTTACCATAACTGCTCTTTTCTCTTTTATTTGCTCTTTCTCAGCAATCTTTATTAATAAATCTGCTGTTTCTTCAGCATTTTTTGTAAATATTATTGGAATACCAAAGTCAAAGATTATTGATAAAATAGCTCCTTTAATGGCATTTTCATGCAATCTACTAAAGTTTTCACCTTCAATTATTAATAATGGCTTTTCAACTTTTCTAAGGTTTTTTAACTGGTTAAATAACCTCTTATCAATTATTGAATCTACAAAGTCCTCAGCTGTCTTCCTCTCAACAACTACCCTATCACTTAAAACATAGTCACCAACTTCTAAGGTTTTTAACTCAACATCTACATAGTTATGTAAAAGTTTAGCCATGTTTTTTTCTCTAACATCTACAATAATTTTTATTGGTTTTTTTAATGTTTTTATATTTTCAATCTTAGGTTTTTCTTTAGTACCATCTTCTGCTTTAGTTTCAATCTGTTTAATAAAGTCCAATATTGTTACTGGCTTTTTAGTTTTTTCATTTTCTTCTTTTATTGCAGTTTTTGGAGTTATATTATTCTCTTCTTCAGTTTCCATATTTTCTGTTTCTTTTGTCTTTTCTTCTATCTCTTCTTTACTTTTTTCTTCAAATTTTTTCTGTAATCTTTTATTTAACAAATAGCACATATTTTTTAATAATCTCTTCATTTCTCTCTCTTTATACAAAGCACTTTTGTAATAAGCTTCATCAGCTGTTCCCTTAGCTATTAAAACATAAACTCTTCCCCCTTCCCCCCTCATTGCCCTACCTCTTCTTTGAATAAATCTAATCTCTGAAGGAACTGGCTCATAAAATATGATATAATTTACTGTTGGAATATCAATTCCTTCTTCAGATACGCTTGTTGAAACCAAAACGCTCCCTTCTCTTTTAAATTTCTCTATTGCTTCTATTTGCTGTTTTTGGCTCATCCCTTTTCCTTCTTTATTTGCCTGACCAATAAATCTTATTGCTTTAATCCCATTTTGAGTTAAAAGATTAACTATCTTCTCTACAGTATCCCTATATTGAGCAAAAATAATAATTCTCTCATCCTTATTTTTTTCCAAAATATTCTTGGCAATATAAACAACTTTATCTAATTTTGGATGCTCAACATTAGATTTCATTAAGAGATGAACTGCTTCTCTAACTTTCTCATCATTAACAATAGATTTAGCTGATTTTGTTCTCTGCATGGATAATTTATTTATATAATTTAAAAATACACTCTTTCCCTGACTTTCTAAAAGTTCTTTAGCGTGCATCAATTTTAATGCCTCTGAACAAACTCTTATAAGTTCATACTTTACTTCTTCATCATAGGAAAATAGCTTAGAATTTAGCTCAATAAGTTCTGTTTTTGTTACATTAGCAATAGAATTTATAACTCCAAAATCTTTTAATATCTTCAATCTCTCTTTTAATGCTTCATTTATCAATTTTAATGCTTTTTTAAATTCGGCCGGCAAATCAACTCTAATTGGAATTAACCTTACCTTAGCAATATATGGTTTTACATCCTCATCATCCTCAGTTCTAACCTCAACATGCTCAATCCCTAAATTCTCACAAATTTCCATTACCTTATCTATATCAGAACCTGGAGAAGCAGTTAATCCTAAAACATGGCATTTATCTTTAAACTTTTTTGCTACAAAGGCATATGCATGGTCTCCTGTAGTGTGATGAGCTTCATCAGCTATTAATAAAACAAACTCATCCACATTTATTCTTCCAGCTACAATATCATTTTCAATAACTTGTGGTGTAGCAATGAATATTTTTCCTTTTTTATACAATTCAGCCCTCTTTTTTGGGGAAATTTTCCCAGTTAATGCAATTATTTTATCTTCATCAATATTTAAAATTTCTTTTAACCTATTGCAGTGTTGCTCAACTAAAGGTCTTGAAGGGGCTAAGATTAAAATTTTCCCATCTTTTTTTGTTAAAATACCTGCTATTACCAATATTGCTATAGCTGTCTTCCCTAAACCAGTTGATAAAACACATAAAGTTTTTTTCTTTAATGCATTTGCCGCAATAATCTGCTGATACAACCTTGCCTCTAAAGTTTTTGGTTTTATTAATGGATGTTCAATATACATAACCATCCAACTCTTTAATCTGTTAAAATTCTGCTAAAAATTAAAATTATAGAGTATTTTTAAATTTCTTCGAACTCTTTACGTCTTTTTCTTCTTATGAAGTAT is from Methanocaldococcus bathoardescens and encodes:
- a CDS encoding helix-turn-helix domain-containing protein, yielding MSKLLLKTPCTTWTFDSLMACVFGIKVSDVKVYFDILKNGPSKINDIAERINRDRSTVQRSVQNLMNAGLVKRRQVNIKDGGYYFIYEAIPFEETKKIIKKTMEEWCNSMKKWVDELEFEDVIKEYLENIK
- the npdG gene encoding NADPH-dependent F420 reductase; translated protein: MKVAILGGTGDQGFGLALRLAKNNKIIIGSRKKERAEEAAKKAKEILKQRGIEADIIGLENKEAAKEGDVVILSLPYEYTLSTIKQLKEELKGKIVVSIGVPLATAIGDKPTRLLFPPDGSVAEMVQNVLKESKVVSAFQNVCHAVLEDLDNPVDCDILVCGNDEEAKKVVIDLANQIDGVRAIDCGNLEKSRIIEAITPLLIGLNIKYKSKGTGIRITNLEI
- the wecB gene encoding non-hydrolyzing UDP-N-acetylglucosamine 2-epimerase, whose protein sequence is MKLSIILGTRPEIIKLSPIIRALEKTNEDWHIIHTNQHYSENMDKIFFEELNLPKPKYNLNIGSGTHGEQTGKMLIEIEKVLLKENPDVVIVQGDTNTVLAGALVASKLKIDIAHVEAGLRSFDKNMPEEINRVLTDHISDYLFAPTEIAKNNLLREGIEENKIFVVGNTIVDATLQNLKIAEKNENIKAFFDNIVDDDYFLLTLHRAENVDNKERLKNIIDGIFTITEIYEKYIVFPIHPRTKKRLEEFNLFDKLKSNKKIKIIEPVGYLEFLMLEKNAKLILTDSGGVQEEACILKIPCITLRDNTERPETVEVGANILVGDNKEKLIKAIEIMLNKERTWENPFGDGKSGKRIIKILIDCIKR
- a CDS encoding S-layer protein, which codes for MKRHLLILLTILALGMVGSVCGATYINSLPYTINQSGYYILNTSCTNLTTTAITINADNVVLDGNGKVLDGNNAGFTYGVYVNGHKNIIINNLVVSEFIHGIYLDSSSHNTITNISVLNNNVEGIYLKDSSNNTIINVTTLNSGSNGICLEYSSNNKISDANVLDGINLWHSSNNTITNVNFLNSKSGISLDSSSNNNIIYLNNFINNTYWDILISNSHNNIFHSPTPINYTYNGQTYTNYLGNYYSDYTGNDSDGDGIGDTAYVINLNNNDSYPLIAPVGKYIIDNKPDEIYSDVAQDIKSEKIKEIVHKAKIIIGSEIDNNLSAKCLKNTTELINQPLTITEDCILVGGPVANPLVKKYMWTFPVKITNDYPGKNRGVIQKQIINGHLVILLAGSDRWGTKAAVEYFKQLDDIPDEPIFVEWRDGKAVKIEKP
- a CDS encoding DEAD/DEAH box helicase; this translates as MYIEHPLIKPKTLEARLYQQIIAANALKKKTLCVLSTGLGKTAIAILVIAGILTKKDGKILILAPSRPLVEQHCNRLKEILNIDEDKIIALTGKISPKKRAELYKKGKIFIATPQVIENDIVAGRINVDEFVLLIADEAHHTTGDHAYAFVAKKFKDKCHVLGLTASPGSDIDKVMEICENLGIEHVEVRTEDDEDVKPYIAKVRLIPIRVDLPAEFKKALKLINEALKERLKILKDFGVINSIANVTKTELIELNSKLFSYDEEVKYELIRVCSEALKLMHAKELLESQGKSVFLNYINKLSMQRTKSAKSIVNDEKVREAVHLLMKSNVEHPKLDKVVYIAKNILEKNKDERIIIFAQYRDTVEKIVNLLTQNGIKAIRFIGQANKEGKGMSQKQQIEAIEKFKREGSVLVSTSVSEEGIDIPTVNYIIFYEPVPSEIRFIQRRGRAMRGEGGRVYVLIAKGTADEAYYKSALYKEREMKRLLKNMCYLLNKRLQKKFEEKSKEEIEEKTKETENMETEEENNITPKTAIKEENEKTKKPVTILDFIKQIETKAEDGTKEKPKIENIKTLKKPIKIIVDVREKNMAKLLHNYVDVELKTLEVGDYVLSDRVVVERKTAEDFVDSIIDKRLFNQLKNLRKVEKPLLIIEGENFSRLHENAIKGAILSIIFDFGIPIIFTKNAEETADLLIKIAEKEQIKEKRAVMVRYGKTTMSLKEQQKFIVESLPDVGGALAERLLKHFKTVENVFTAKEEELMKVEGVGKERAKKIREVLTAKYEE
- the rnz gene encoding ribonuclease Z codes for the protein MKLIFLGTGAAVPSKNRNHIGIAFKFGGEVFLFDCGENIQRQMLFTEVSPMKINHIFITHLHGDHILGIPGLLQSMGFFGRDKEINIFGPEGTKEVVENSLKLGAHYIEFPIKVYEIYEKKPITIYKEENYEIIAYPTEHGIPSYAYIFKERKKPRLDIEKAKKLGVKIGPDLKKLKNGEAVKNIYGEIVNPEDVLLPPKKGFCLAYSGDTVPLEDFGKYLNELGCDILIHEATFDDSSKDIAKDNMHSTIGDAVNIAKLANVKALILTHISARYDKEEYFNLYKMNVKQYNESFKIIISEDLMTYDIKRDLLG